A window of the Phalacrocorax carbo chromosome 26, bPhaCar2.1, whole genome shotgun sequence genome harbors these coding sequences:
- the LOC135317461 gene encoding olfactory receptor 14A16-like: MYFFLLNLSLLDLGSISTTLPKSMANSLGDTRDISYMGCAAQAFLFVFLMSAEFFLLTVMAYDRYVAICTPLHYGTLLGSRACAHMAAAAWAGGFLNALLHTASTFSLPLCHGNALGQFFCEIPQILKLSCSDTYLREVGILVVSACLVFGCFVFILFSYVQIFRAVLRLPSEQGRHKAFSTCLPHLAVVSLYIGTGTFAYLKPPSISSPSLDLVLAVLYSVVSPAVNPLIYSMRNQELKDAVGKLITGCFSGARNCLLPSPQHSEWNS; this comes from the coding sequence atgtacttcttcctcctcaacctctccctcctcgacctgggctccatctccaccactctccccaaatccatggcCAATTCCctcggggacaccagggacatcTCCTACATGGGATGTGCTGCACAAGCCTTTCTATTTGTCTTTTTGATGTCAGCAGAGTTTTTTCTCCTCACGGTGATGGCCTACGACCGCTACGTGGCCATCTGCACACCCCTGCACTACGGgaccctgctgggcagcagagcttgtgcccacatggcagcagctgcctgggccggTGGGTTTCTCAATGCTCTGCTGCACACGGCCAGTACATTTTCACTccccctctgccatggcaatgccctggggcagttcttctgtgaaatccccCAGATCCTCAAGCTCTCCTGCTCAGACACCTACCTCAGGGAAGTCGGGATTCTTGTCGTTAGTGCCTGTTTAGtgtttggctgttttgttttcatccttttctcctatgtgcagatcttcagggctgtgctgaggctcccctctgagcagggacggcacaaagccttttccacgTGCCTCCCTCACCTGGCCGTGGTCTCCTTGTATATTGGCACTGGCACATTTGCCTACCTGAAGcccccctccatctcctccccatccctggaccTGGTGTTGGCAGTGCTGTACTCGGTGGTGTCTCCAGCAGTGAACCCCCTCATCTACAGCATGAGGAACCAGGAGCTCAAGGATGCCGTGGGGAAACTGATCACTGGATGTTTTTCAGGTGCAAGAAACTGCTTGTTGCCTTCTCCACAGCACTCAGAATGGAACTCATGA
- the LOC135317553 gene encoding olfactory receptor 14C36-like codes for MSNSSSITHFLLLAFTETRELQLLHFWLSLAIYLAALLGNGLIVTAIACDHRLHTPMYFFLLNLSLLDLGSISTTLPKSMANSLGDTRDISYMGCAAQAFLFVFLMSAEFFLLTVMAYDRYVAICTPLHYGTLLGSRACAHMAAAAWAGGFLNALLHTASTFSLPLCHGNALGQFFCEIPQILKLSCSGTYLREVGILVVSACLVFGCFVFILFSYVQIFRAVLRLPSEQGRHKAFSTCLPHLAVVSLYIGTGTFAYLKPPSISSPSLDLVLAVLYSVVPPAVNPLIYSMRNQELKQPIKQVISWIFVTINKLSITLQK; via the coding sequence AtgtccaacagcagctccatcacccacttcctcctcctggcgttCACAGAGacgcgggagctgcagctcctgcacttctggctctccctggccatctacctggctgccctcctgggcaacGGGCTCATCGTCACCGCCATCGCCTGCGACCACCGCCTCCACACccccatgtacttcttcctcctcaacctctccctcctcgacctgggctccatctccaccactctccccaaatccatggcCAATTCCctcggggacaccagggacatcTCCTACATGGGATGTGCTGCACAAGCCTTTCTATTTGTCTTTTTGATGTCAGCAGAGTTTTTTCTCCTCACGGTGATGGCCTACGACCGCTACGTGGCCATCTGCACACCCCTGCACTACGGgaccctgctgggcagcagggcttgtgcccacatggcagcagctgcctgggccggTGGGTTTCTCAATGCTCTGCTGCACACGGCCAGTACATTTTCactgcccctctgccatggcaatgccctggggcagttcttctgtgaaatccccCAGATCCTCAAGCTCTCCTGCTCAGGCACCTACCTCAGGGAAGTCGGGATTCTTGTCGTTAGTGCCTGTTTAGtgtttggctgttttgttttcatccttttctcctatgtgcagatcttcagggctgtgctgaggctcccctctgagcagggacggcacaaagccttttccacgTGCCTCCCTCACCTGGCCGTGGTCTCCCTGTATATTGGCACTGGCACATTTGCCTACCTGAAGcccccctccatctcctccccatccctggaccTGGTGTTGGCAGTGCTGTACTCGGTGGTGCCTCCAGCAGTGAACCCCCTCATCTACAGCATGAGGAACCAGGAGCTCAAGCAGCCCATTAAGCAAGTGATTTCATGGATATTTGTCACTATCAATAAACTTTCCATCACTCTCCAAAAATGA